The following DNA comes from Simkania negevensis Z.
CGATCCGCGCAGCCAAGCAACTTTTTCTCTTAAACACTTTTTATGTGCGAAGTCGAATCTGATTCGAATCACGTTGCCGATGTTGAAACAGTTTCCTGCTTTGCATGAACTAACAGAAGATAAGGAAGCCCGCAAAGAGTTCCTTGAGCATCATGATCTTGAGGATCTGTTGACTCAGCAGCCAACCCCAAATATTTCGTTGCAAGAACTTGTCTCCTATATTTCTCCCATGCTTCCTCGCTTTTATTCAATTGCTTCCTCTCAGAGAGAAACTCCAGACTCGGTTGATCTTTTAGTTGTCACCTTTCAATATAAGCAAGGAGGCAAAATGCGTTGGGGTCTAGGTAGTCACTTTCTCTGTGATCAAGCACAAATTGGAGAAACTGTCATTCCTTCGTACCACCACCCAAATACAACATTTAAAGTTCCAAAAGACAAAAATACTTCGCTGATCATGATAGGTCCTGGAACGGGAGTTGCTCCCTACCGCGCCTTTTTGCAAGAGCGGCTAAGACAAAAAGCTTCTGGAAAAAATTGGCTCTTTTTTGGAGAGAGAATGCGTGCTTATGACTTTTACTACGAAGACTTCTTCACCGAACTTGAAGAAGCAGGCTTCTTACGTCTTGATTGCGCATTTTCACGTGACCAGCAAGAAAAAGTCTACGTTCAACATCTCATCCAAAAACACGCGACCGATATCTGGGCATGGATCCAAGATGGCTCTCATATCTACATTTGTGGTGACGCACGCCACATGGCGAAAGATGTCACAGCAACTCTGCATGACATTGTGGCAGAAAAAGGAAAGCTTTCTGATGAGGAAGCTAAGGATTTTATTCGAAAGATGCGCCAAGAAAAACGGTTACTTCTCGACGTCTACTGAAACGTTGTAACCACTGCATAGCACATGAGCCCCTCACCTTTTCCAAATGAGGTGAGTCCATCGCCTGAAGTAAACGTGATACCCACTTGATCAAGCTCCAGCTTTACGACTTCAGCAACATTTTGACGTATTTCTTCGCTCCGTTTTTGAAATTTAGGCCGTTTCCCTTCAATTGTTAAAGCAATATGTTCGATCTTTTGCCCATCGAGCGTTGCAAGGGCTTTTTCTAAATAAACACGGCTATCTGTGATGCCTTGTTTGTGGCAAAGATCAATTGCTATCCTGCCTAAGATGGGCACATGTGTGAGCGACGTGATGGCGTTGCAAATAGCATGAAACACCACATCCCCATCAGAATCAGCATCCATCCCCGGAGCATCTTCAAAAACAAGACCTGCAATGATGCATTTTTTATTTGCTCCATCAGGGAGAAATCGGTGACTATCTTGTCCTATTCCTGCTCGAAATTTCATGTGATCAATTATACTCGACTTTGCACAATTTTTAGCGAGTAGATTTAATCGATTCTAAAAAAGCAAGGTTTTCGATTGGACTCTAGATAGAAGGATTAGGAAAGTCCTCTTACAAACTTTACATTTTTTCGTGAAATTCATAGGTAGAGGCGCTATATATACTCGTGACACTTGAAACTTAGAGAATTTGACAAGGATGCTCCTCAATATTTTCATTCGGAATAAGCAACCATTGCCGAAGAGGCCTTGGCGCGAGTGAGAATGAAAATTGTGAGTTAAAGCTGACGCCGTCAAATCTCCAATTTTCAATTAGAACGAGTATATAAACGAAAAAATACAAAGTCGAGTCCTAGTGATCATATGAAAAAGTTGCACATTGGAAATGTCAATTTCGAGTGGGAACTCAAAACTCGCTCAACCCTCCCTTTTAAGCAGGCTTTTTTGGTTCACCCTAACTTCTTGCAGCTCCAATTTCTCCCTCTTCTCTATGCAGATGCAACCGACGATATCCTCGTCACCCACCTCCCCCAAAAACCCACTCCCAACCTCAAACTTATTGCTGAAACCGACTTTGCTAATGACAAACTTGAAACATGGGGATGGTCCCAAACGGCAAAAACTTGGGCTGAAAAGGTGGGTGCGATTTATGAGCCACCTCCTTTTCCTATTGTGAGAGATGTAGCGTCTAAAGTCTTTTCCTTCACACATAGTCCCAATCTACCAGGAGCAAAACTCTTCCACACACTTACAGAAGTTGAGAAATGGTTGAAAGGAGGAACTTACCCCAAAGTTCTTAAAACGTGCTATGGATTAGCAGGCAGGGGACGTTTTCTTTTGGCAACTTCTGAAGACTTTGAAAGGGCGCGTAAAAACGTGATTAAAACCTTTGAAAAAGGACACGCATTGATTGGTGAACCTTGGGTTCAACGGCTCTTGGACTTTAGCACACAATGGATGATTTCAAAAGAAGGCAAAGCCTCCTATCTCGGCGCTACCATTATGGAAAACAAGGCAAATGGACAGTATGAACGGACAATTGCAGGAGAAGAAGAAGCGCTTTTTGGAATGTATTACCGCTTCTTGAAAGACCACCTTGAAATGGTCAAAATGCCTCTTGCACATCTTGCGAAAGAAGGTTACTTCGGCCCTCTTGGAATTGATGCAATGGTCTACCGCCACCCAACTGAAATGGATGAATTGCTTCATCCCATTGTTGAATTCAATGTCCGTAAAACCATGGGATGGCTCACTCTTATCATGCGTGAGAAAAAAAAGGCTCCCTTTCTTTCACTTAGTTATGTCTCCGAAGCAGGACCAGGACTTCTACCTCACGAACTTTTTCTCGAAGGCGATGAAAAGATCTCCTTTCGAAAACAACTCAAAGCTGATATATTAAATGAATATGGAAGCGTTTAAGATTATCGGCGGTCAGCCACTCAAAGGTGAAGTGAAAGCAGCAGGGGCAAAAAATGCCATCACGAAAATGCTTGTGGCTTCTCTTCTTTCCGACAAGCGGTGTATTTTTTCTAATGTCCCCGATATTTCCGAAGTGGAAACAACAGTGAATCTATGCAAAGAAATTGGGATGGAAGTTGCATGGGATCGGGAAGCCGGCACTATAGAAGTAGTCACAAAGGAAATCAAGTCATCCTACATCCCCATGCATTTTTCAGGCGCCAATCGGATTCCTATTCTGACAATGGGGGCTCTTCTCGGTAGAACTCGCGAAAATATCATCGTTCCCACCGTTGGAGGATGTAAAATTGGAAAGCGTCCTGTCGATTTTCATATCATGGCTTTAGAAGCGCTCGGGGCAACTGTCGAAGACCGTATGATTAAAAAAGACAGAGCGTATTTTGCTCATGCCCCTGATGGTCTTAAGGGAACCCGAATCAAACTTCCTTATCCGTCTGTCATGGCAACAGAAAATGCCATTTTGGCAGCTTGCCGCGCCAAAGGTAAAACCGTGATCGAGAATGGAGCGATGGAACCTGAAGTGATCGACTTGATTCTTTTTCTTCAAAAGCTTGGAGCAGTGATTCATGTTGATGTGAACCGCAAAATTTATATCGAAGAAGCGAAACACTTTTATGAAGTGGAACATTCTGTGATTACCGACCGTATCGAAGCAGCTTCTTTTGGGATGGCTGCCATCAGCACAAAAGGACGCGTATTCGTCAAAGGGGCAAAGCAAGAACACATGATCACTTTTCTCAATAAGCTTCGGAGAATTAATGGTGGCTTTTCAGTTAAAAGCGACGGAATCGAGTTTTACCACCAAGGACCTCTTAAAGGAGGTCTTCACTTAGAAACAGACGTCCATCCAGGATTTCTCACCGATTGGCAACAGCCTTTTGTGATTCTCTTAACCCAAGCTTCTGGAAGCTCTGTTGTCCATGAAACAGTTTACGAAAATCGATTTGGCTACATCAAAACGCTGAAAGAAATGGGAGCCGACGTGGAACTCTTCACGCAATGCTTAGGAGGCCGCCCGTGCCGTTTTGGCGCACAAAACTATGAACATAGCCTGATTGTCAAAGGTCCTACACCTTTTGTTGGCAAAGAAATCGAAGTTCCCGATTTGCGCGCTGGATTTGCCTATGTTATGGCAGCACTTTTAGCACCAGAGCCCAGCACTCTTACAGGACTAAGGTATCTCGATCGAGGGTATGAAAACCTCGAAACAAAATTGCAATCGCTTGGCGCAAACATCGAGCGTGTGGGGATTCCTGCAACAGAAGAAGCTTTAATCTCTGTGTGACTTGTAAACAAATCCTCGGTCCTGTGCACGCATCGCCATATCCGTTAAAAATTCATCCACTGTCCAGCTTGAAAAGCCTGGTTTCAGCGACTCATAGTAGTAAATGGCTATCTGCCAATCCTTTTTTGCCTCTAAAGGATAATATTCAAGGACATCTACCCCTGCTAAATGAGCTGCGGCCACTTGCATCAAAGCAACAACACGCGGATTGTGCCCAGATGATCCACAACCCCAATTCCCTGTATGAATCCGGATTCTTTGAGGCTTTGCCAATGCTTTAATCTTTGAAAATGCATGATAAGATCTGTAGAAAAGGGCTTCAAGGTCTTCCTTTTTATAAGGTTTCCCAACTTGCTCTGGTAAAACTTTAGGAGCAGACATGCAAAAAATGCGACTTTCTGCTTCGTCTAGTTTAAATGCATACCCTTGGACATCATCTGTAGATCTTGATGCAAACCGTTTCCCATAGCAGTAATTCGCAAGAAAAGCCCCACGTCGTTTTGCTCCTGTGATGAGAGCAATTTCATCTTCTTTTAGAGTGCCTATTTCTGGCTTTTCATCTATCTTTCGTTTGATGTGGTAAAGGCCAGGATGCTCCATCACTTGCAATTCATCTTGGGTCAAATCCCCATCTAAACACTTTGAAAAAAGCTGTGGCGTGGAAAAATTCGCAGTCCACTCTTCTTGCAATTCTTTCGCATTAGGATAAGAGAAAAACCCTTCATGTACTTTAATTTCTCCACACTTATTCGAGAAAATTAGCAACTGCTTCACACCATCTCTTTTGAAAGGATAAATTGTTAAACGAATATTGGTATCTTCAATCCAACTTTTTCCCCCTTTCATTTTGTCATAAATCGCACTCTTATGAGAATGGAGCTTTTCGGGTTTTTCAAGTCCTGTTGTATCTAAGGTGATTGAGCGGACTTCTTTAGAAAATTCAGGGCCTTCGCTTTTTTGTTCCATAGAGCGGATTTGATTTTCAATCGAGCTTGATTCGATCAAATGCTTAAGACAGAGCAAACCAGAAGAAACAAGAGAAAAACGGTAAAAATAAGCAAATAGTACAAATACCGCAAACCGAAGCACACGTGACACTAAGAGTGCTAAATTGGGATTTGCAATCGTCTTTGAGAAATCAAAAACGTTCCGTTTTAGAGCTACAGAAGTTCCTCTGAGATCTACCACATGACCGTTCAAGAACGCTCGCACAGGCAACGTTACCAAGTCAAGGGCTTCACGAAAATACGACTTTTCATTTAGCAAATATTCGTTGGTAACAAAATAATTTGTTTGAACGGTCCCCATTTTATTTTACCCAAATTTGAAAGATGAAAGTTTAAAGAAAAATTCCATTGAAATCAAGTTATTGACTGTCGTAGGTGGCTTAGGCTAAGATTATCTCCCATTTTAACAACGAAAAGAGATACTTTTTTGGAACAGTGGCGTCAAATTCAAAAAAACAATTTTAGACATTGGAAATCTTTAGCAGAATTCTTAAAACTTGATCTTGACAAGTCTTTTTTTTCGCACCCCTATTTCCCCTTAAATTTGCCTAGACGTCTTGCGGAAAAAATTGAGAAAAAGACCTTAAACGACCCCATTCTTCTTCAGTTTTTTCCTCACCAAAAGGAAAACGTCGCCTCTCCCGGCTTTCTCTCAGATCCTGTCGAAGATACCTCTTTCCAAAAAACACCGCGTCTGCTGAAAAAATATGAGGGGCGAGTCCTCCTCATTGCTACCAGTGCCTGCGCAATGCACTGCCGCTTTTGCTTTCGACAAAATTACCCTTACAATCAGCCCCCTCTTGATTTTTCAAGAGAAATTAAAGCCATTCAAAACGATCCATCCATCCACGAAGTGATTCTTAGTGGAGGGGACCCCCTTTCACTTAGCGATCAAAGACTCGCAACACTCATAGAGAAATTAGCCACAATTCCCCATCTCAAACTACTGCGCTTTCATACCCGATTCCCCATAGGAATTCCTGAACGGATCACCTCCTCCTTTCTCGACATCTTAGAAAAAACCCGGCTACAAACCTTTTTCCTCCTTCATACTAACCACCCTCGTGAACTTGATCCTGATGTTCTTCAAGCAATGAAAAAGATTCAAAGACTTGGTATCCCGGTCCTCACTCAAACGGTGCTAATTCGAGAAGTGAATGACAACACTGCCACCCTAAAAGAACTCTTTTTAAAGCTTGCAGCAAGTGGAATTGTTCCCTATTACTTGCATCAACTCGACCGCGTTCAAGGCGCAGCCCACTTTGAGGTTTCAAGAGAAAAAGGGCTCCAATTGATTGAAGCGCTTCGCAAAGAGCTTCCTGGGTACGCTATTCCGACATATGTGCAAGAAGTCCCCCACCAAAAGAGCAAAACTCCTCTTACATACGAGGCATTGTCTTCAGCCCAAGAATGTTCAACCCCGTTTTCAGAATGCGAGCAGTGAGCTCACAGAGAACTAAGCGACTGTTTTCTTCGGGAACTCCCTCAACGCGACAGTCACGAAAGAAAGCGTGAAATTTTTCTGCCAGCTCGTAGAGATAATCGGATAACCGATTCGGTAGAAGGTCCCGATCCATTAACTCAAGGGTTTCCCCAAAGCGGCGCAAATGGAGTCCTAAAGCAACTTCAGTCGGATGCTTCAAAACAATAGGAGCAGTGAGAACAACGGCTTCAACATCTTTGCTAACTTTCCGTTTAATTCCCTGAATGCGCACATATGCATAGAGGAGAAATGCTGCTGTATTCCCTTCAAACTTCAGCATTCTGTCATAACTAAACACGTAATCCTTCACACGGTGACAAGAAAGATCAGCATATTTCACCGCATCGACTCCCAGAGTATGTGCAAGCTCCTCTATTTCTTTTGGGGTCGCATCCTCCAATCGCTCTTGCAAAATCTTTTTCGCATAATCAACAGCTTTTTGGAGTAAATCGATGAGCTTTTCAGTTTCACCTGAACGGGTTTTGAATTTTTTTCCATCGGGGCCGAGAACCACTCCAAAAGCCACATGCTCGAGCTGCACTTTTGCCGGATCGTAATATCCCGCTTTTGCAGCGCCTTGAAAAACCATTTGAAAATGGAGTTGCTGTCCTGCGTCAACAACATAGATGATCCGATCAGCTTTTTCTTCGGTCACACGATGATGCACCGCTGCAGCATCAGTTGTCGCATAATTGTATCCCCCGTCCGACTTTTGCAAAATCATGGGGAGAGGCTTATCATCTTTTGCAGTAAATCCCTCAAGGAAAACGCACTTCGCTCCATCTGAAACTTCAATGAGTCCTTTGGCTTCATAATCTTTAATCACTTGAGACAGTTTGGGGTTGTAAAAAGACTCGCCCCGCTCGACGAGTTTAACATCTAAAAAGTCGTAAATTTCTTGAAACCCAAGCCTAGAAATTTCACAAATCTTTTCCCAAGCTGCAAGAGCGGCTGGCTCTCCACTTTGCAATTCAACGACTTGAAGTTGTGCCCGTTTTTTAAATTCAGGATCCGCATCAAAGCATTTCTTCGACTCACGGTACCAGTTCATAAGCGACGGAAGGTCAGCTTTTTCGTCATTAGATAACACTCCTGCATGCTGCTCTTTCAAATAGGTAATGAGCATCCCAAATTGTGTTCCCCAATCTCCAATATGATTGAGTCTGAGCACATCATGACCTAAAAACTCAAATAGGCGGGCTAAGGCATCACCAATGACAGTAGATCTAAGGTGACCCACATGAAGTTCTTTTGCTACATTTGGCGAAGAGAATTCGACAATGATTTTCTTCTTTTCTTTAAGCGGTGGCACACCTAATCGCTCATCAGCAATCACAGCTGTAAGTTCTTTCGACAAAAAGGTGTCTGTCAAAGTGATGTTGATAAATCCAGGACCCGCTATTTCAAAAGAGTCGATCATTCCATCTTTTAGCCCTTCCCATTTCTCAAGAATTTGCAATGCGACATTGCGTGGATTTGTTTTGAGAATTTTACCCAGCTTCATTGCCGAATTGCATTGATAGTGACCAAACTTGTCCTGCGTGCTAGGTGTTATGTCTGCCGGAAGACATGACGAAATGTCTTCATCAGGGAAGCACTGCTTGAGAATTTTAGTTGCTTGATTTTGGAGCTCTGTTGAAAGATTTTCCATGACCCTCTATTCTTACTTAATCGTAATACCATTTATCAAAAATAAATTACAGAATCAGTGCTGAGGTTTTCGAGGGAAATGATACCTCAAAAAAATCAAGCTATATTCACTAAGTTATTTTTGATAAATAGTATAAGCTATTCTGCTTGGGGCAGCTCTAAATTGTCAAGAATGCTACGAAACTTGGTGGAGGAAGATATACTGGAGCAGTGAAAAGGTTCTCTTGGATTCAAGATCTGCTTCATCGAGGTAAAACCAATACCCGTGATGACTCACTGCAACAAAGGCATTTTCAGGATAGCTTTTGCTCCATCGAATCGTGATCAAGTCTCCTACCACTTGCGTCCAATCAAAAGGGACCCCTTCTTCATCAGCTGTGACGATGAGTGCTTGTAACTCGAGATCCTTAGGTGGAATTTGAACTCCTAAGCTCAAATATTGCAAGCATTCGAGGAGAGAACGGGTATAAATTCCCGATTCTACATTATGGACAAGGGTAAACTGATAGGGCGTCCGTTTCTTTTTTGTGATCTTAAGAAAATCGGCGAGCCGATCGGTTTCTTCTGTGCTTGGGGGCAGTGTTAACTGCAAAACTTTTTCATAAATAGCTGTGGATTTCGACTCTCCTTCAGCTGTTTCCTTTTCCTTGAGTAAGGCTTTGACTTCAACCTGTCTTTGAATATGAGCTTCTTGAAGTAACCCCGCAAGAGTGAGAAAATCCTTAAACTTGGGGGCAAAACGAGGGATAGGCCCTGATCGACTTTCCACATTGATATGACTTCCAAGCCGTTTGACGAGAATGCGGAAAACCTGTCCAACACCCCACCCATGGTTGATAAGCTTCTCAATCACTTCTACTTCAATAGGGGCCATGAATTGCTGAGAAAAGTTGAAACGACTCAATTCGGGATAAGTCTCGACTCCCGTTGGAATTTTCGTTGCACCATTAACGGCTGACTTGACGAAATGAGAAAATTTGCTGAGAGCGCTCCGATGATCTACAACGGTGTTATGCACCACAAAAAAAGGAGGTTCGCTGTAACGCAATCTAACGATGTTCAGTAAAAGCTCTCGATGGAGGGTATTTTGAGCTGAGTCATTATAGAGGGTCGGGTGCTCCCCGTTCTGTCCGCGTTCACAACTACTTGCAATGAGCAGCATGCATATCATCAAGAAAATCTTGAATGTTCTCATCGGCTCACCCGATTTTTTTTAAGAGCCATCCTAATAACAGCAACGATTTTTTCGCCAGTGATTATTCATGAAAGTAAAGGTCTTGCTCTCGTTTGCCGATCCCATATTTTAAGCGGTAGTCTGCTAAAGCCACTGCTGCTTCATGCGTAGAGAAATTGTTTTGATCGGCAATTTCGTAGATGGTGAGGAGTTGACGGTAAATCTGATTGACCTTATCACGTGAACGGACAGCATCATACCCTTTAGGAGAGAGTTCACAAAGGACATTAACAAGCCCTCCTGCATTAACGACAAAATCAGGAGCGTAAAGAATTCCACGGGCTGCGAGTAATCTTGCATCTGATTCTTTTAGGAGCTGGTTATTACTAGCGCCTACAACAGCACGACATTGAAGTTTTGGAATCGTCTTCTCATTGATGATCCCTCCCATTGCGCAAGGTGCTAAGATGTCACAAGGAATTTCGAGAATCTCATGAGGTTCGACAATTTTTGCACGGTATTGACGGGCAACTTGCTTTGCTTTTTCCAAATCGATATCGGTGACGATCAAATGCGCTCCAGCCCAAAAAAGATATTCCATGAGATAAGTTCCGACACTTCCAACTCCTTGAATCGCCACAGTCTTCCCCTCAAGAGAATCTGTTCCAAAAAGCCGATTCGCGGTTGCTTGGATTCCTCGAAACACTCCCCAAGCTGTATAGGGAGCGGGGTTGCCACTTCCCATTTCGTGCTTAAGACCACAAACATAGGGTGTTGTCTGACGGATCAACATGCAATCTTCAAGACCACACCCAATATCTTCTGCACAAACATACTGCCCTTTCAAACGGTCAACCGCCCGGCCAAATGATTGAAGTAGCTTTGGAGTCTTTTGAGTCTTGGAATCTGCAATGATGACGCTTTTCCCTCCGCCAAGCCCGGTTTGAGCAATCGCCGATTTATAAGTCATTCCTTTAGAAAGGCGAAGAACATCCGTCAAAGCCTCATCAAATTTTTGATAGGGATAGATACGTGTTCCACCAAGCGCTGGTCCGAGTGTGGTGTTGTGAATTGCAATGATTGCCTGCAATCCCGAGGAAGAATCCTCAACCTTGACAACTTTTTCATAGCCCGGTACCTCGAGCACCTCTTCCAGAATCCCCATACATCTGTCTCCAGCTAAAATTTGCCCAAAAGCATACCAAGAAAAAGCAAAAAAACTAAATCTCAAAGAATATCTTTGTGTTGCGATATAATAGATGAATCAGATAAGCTCATCTCTCCAAAAATAGTAGGATTTGCAGATGGCAAGCTCTGTCATTACGAAAAGTTTAAAAGACTTATTGGCTGACTTTTTAAAGAACAATAAAAAGGCCGATTTATTAACAACTTATTTCTTTTTCTTAGAAAAGAAATATAATATTCAGCCTGTTTTATTTCTTCGTGAAAAGACAATTTATCAAAGTAAAGAAGAAATTTTAAAAAAAGCCGAAGAAGAAGGCAAGCTCTGGCGTGAGACTGAGATTAAAATTCAAGTTGGAACGCCTGCCGTCAATGAAGGAACCAAGAAAATTTACATCTGTCCTTTCACTGGAAAGGTATTTGGAGATAACACTCATCCCAATCCACAAGATGCCATCTATGACTGGGTTTCTAAGTGTCCTGAAAATACAGAACGCATCGAAGGGATGCGCGTAAAACGTTTTTTTGTCTCTGAAGACCCAGAAGTGATCAAAAACTACATACAAAAACGGAAAGAACCGATTACGAAAATCGTCTTTTCTTCAGGTTTGACAGGGAAGCTGTTTAACAGCAAAAAGGCTGTGATTGAGGACTTTGAAACAAATCAACTCAAACCTATGCCCTTACTTGACGTCCCCAGTCAAAACCGCTTCCAAATCGAAACCCATTTCTTGAGCTTCATCGAAGAGCAACTCGATGAATCTAAGATTACAGCTTTCGTAGAAGCGATGAGTGAACATGATGAGTTTTCAACACATGTTGAGCGCTGGGTCGAAGAAAATAAGTAAATTTAGCTCTTCTCTAGAAGAAACGGCAGAGATAGGACGCAGCATTGCCAAAGACTTAGCACCAGGAGCGATTGTTGCTTTTTTTGGAGATCTTGGAGCCGGTAAAACCACCCTTATCAAATCACTTGCAGCAGAGTTAACGGGAATTGACCCACATGAAGTGAGCAGCCCTACTTTCACTTACCTTCACATCTACAAAGGGACAGGCCTAGTTTATCACTTCGATCTCTATCGACTTGAAAATGCAACTGATTTTCTAGAAAGAGGCTTTGATGAATTTTTTGATGCAGGAGGCATTTGTCTGATTGAGTGGGCCGAGAGAATCGACCCCATTTTACCTGAGCATGCACACCGTATTGAGATCAAGCATCAGGATGAAAACAATCGGATTTTCACTTTTTATGAAAAAAATCATGTTTAAACAGGCCCGCTTTCTTACCTCGGCACTGAAAGAAGCCGAGTGTCCGAGCTTGCAAAATGCCCAAGGAAATCCCCTCCCCGAAATGGCTATAGTTGGACGATCAAACGTTGGAAAGTCTTCACTGCTCAACCATCTGATGCAAAGCAAATCGCTTGCCAAAGTCTCATCAAAACCTGGAAAAACACAACGGATCAACTATTTTCTCATCGATGAAACTCTTTTACTAGTTGACCTCCCTGGTTACGGCTATGCAAAAGTAGACAAAACAACTAAGCAAAACTGGGCCATTCATTTAGAAAACTACCTCAATCAACGGGGCTCTCTCAAACTTCTCTTATTTTTGCTCGACATTAGACGAACTCCCAATGAAGATGATTTAGCCTTTCTCGAATGGGCGTACTTTCAAGGGCTCTCAGTGATTTTAGTACTCACAAAAACTGATAAACTCAAAGAAAACGAAAAAATCAAGCAAACTGAAGCTATCATAATGACGTTAAGACGCGAGAAAAGCTTGAGTGGATTGCCTTATGTCCACTATTCTGTTAAAGAAGGTAAATGCAAGCACCAATTAATTGAAGTGATCAATAAAGAACTATGGGGCTAATACAAGAAGATACATTTGTCTGCTTTGACTGCGAAGCAACAGGTCTTGATCCAAGAATAGATGAGATCATTGAAATTGCCGCAGCAAAGTTCACATTTAATCAGATTATTGAGTCTCGTGAAGACTTGATTGATCCTGCATGTCCCATTCCACAACACACGATCGAAATCCATCATATTACAGACGAAATGGTGCAAGGAAAACCCAAGATTCAAGATGTCTTAGCAGAATACCTTGAATTTTTCTCCGGGCACGTGATCATTGGACATGGCATCCCGTTTGATATCGCCATTGTCGAAGCTGCAGCGCAAAAGTTTCGCATTCCTTCTAAATTGTCGAAACTCCCTTTTATCGATACCCTCCGCCTGGCAAGACTGTATGGTGAAAGCCCAACC
Coding sequences within:
- the argS gene encoding arginine--tRNA ligase; translated protein: MENLSTELQNQATKILKQCFPDEDISSCLPADITPSTQDKFGHYQCNSAMKLGKILKTNPRNVALQILEKWEGLKDGMIDSFEIAGPGFINITLTDTFLSKELTAVIADERLGVPPLKEKKKIIVEFSSPNVAKELHVGHLRSTVIGDALARLFEFLGHDVLRLNHIGDWGTQFGMLITYLKEQHAGVLSNDEKADLPSLMNWYRESKKCFDADPEFKKRAQLQVVELQSGEPAALAAWEKICEISRLGFQEIYDFLDVKLVERGESFYNPKLSQVIKDYEAKGLIEVSDGAKCVFLEGFTAKDDKPLPMILQKSDGGYNYATTDAAAVHHRVTEEKADRIIYVVDAGQQLHFQMVFQGAAKAGYYDPAKVQLEHVAFGVVLGPDGKKFKTRSGETEKLIDLLQKAVDYAKKILQERLEDATPKEIEELAHTLGVDAVKYADLSCHRVKDYVFSYDRMLKFEGNTAAFLLYAYVRIQGIKRKVSKDVEAVVLTAPIVLKHPTEVALGLHLRRFGETLELMDRDLLPNRLSDYLYELAEKFHAFFRDCRVEGVPEENSRLVLCELTARILKTGLNILGLKTMPRM
- the ispF gene encoding 2-C-methyl-D-erythritol 2,4-cyclodiphosphate synthase — its product is MKFRAGIGQDSHRFLPDGANKKCIIAGLVFEDAPGMDADSDGDVVFHAICNAITSLTHVPILGRIAIDLCHKQGITDSRVYLEKALATLDGQKIEHIALTIEGKRPKFQKRSEEIRQNVAEVVKLELDQVGITFTSGDGLTSFGKGEGLMCYAVVTTFQ
- a CDS encoding poly(ADP-ribose) glycohydrolase, translated to MGTVQTNYFVTNEYLLNEKSYFREALDLVTLPVRAFLNGHVVDLRGTSVALKRNVFDFSKTIANPNLALLVSRVLRFAVFVLFAYFYRFSLVSSGLLCLKHLIESSSIENQIRSMEQKSEGPEFSKEVRSITLDTTGLEKPEKLHSHKSAIYDKMKGGKSWIEDTNIRLTIYPFKRDGVKQLLIFSNKCGEIKVHEGFFSYPNAKELQEEWTANFSTPQLFSKCLDGDLTQDELQVMEHPGLYHIKRKIDEKPEIGTLKEDEIALITGAKRRGAFLANYCYGKRFASRSTDDVQGYAFKLDEAESRIFCMSAPKVLPEQVGKPYKKEDLEALFYRSYHAFSKIKALAKPQRIRIHTGNWGCGSSGHNPRVVALMQVAAAHLAGVDVLEYYPLEAKKDWQIAIYYYESLKPGFSSWTVDEFLTDMAMRAQDRGFVYKSHRD
- a CDS encoding KamA family radical SAM protein translates to MEQWRQIQKNNFRHWKSLAEFLKLDLDKSFFSHPYFPLNLPRRLAEKIEKKTLNDPILLQFFPHQKENVASPGFLSDPVEDTSFQKTPRLLKKYEGRVLLIATSACAMHCRFCFRQNYPYNQPPLDFSREIKAIQNDPSIHEVILSGGDPLSLSDQRLATLIEKLATIPHLKLLRFHTRFPIGIPERITSSFLDILEKTRLQTFFLLHTNHPRELDPDVLQAMKKIQRLGIPVLTQTVLIREVNDNTATLKELFLKLAASGIVPYYLHQLDRVQGAAHFEVSREKGLQLIEALRKELPGYAIPTYVQEVPHQKSKTPLTYEALSSAQECSTPFSECEQ
- a CDS encoding Glu/Leu/Phe/Val family dehydrogenase, translating into MGILEEVLEVPGYEKVVKVEDSSSGLQAIIAIHNTTLGPALGGTRIYPYQKFDEALTDVLRLSKGMTYKSAIAQTGLGGGKSVIIADSKTQKTPKLLQSFGRAVDRLKGQYVCAEDIGCGLEDCMLIRQTTPYVCGLKHEMGSGNPAPYTAWGVFRGIQATANRLFGTDSLEGKTVAIQGVGSVGTYLMEYLFWAGAHLIVTDIDLEKAKQVARQYRAKIVEPHEILEIPCDILAPCAMGGIINEKTIPKLQCRAVVGASNNQLLKESDARLLAARGILYAPDFVVNAGGLVNVLCELSPKGYDAVRSRDKVNQIYRQLLTIYEIADQNNFSTHEAAVALADYRLKYGIGKREQDLYFHE
- the murA gene encoding UDP-N-acetylglucosamine 1-carboxyvinyltransferase, with the protein product MEAFKIIGGQPLKGEVKAAGAKNAITKMLVASLLSDKRCIFSNVPDISEVETTVNLCKEIGMEVAWDREAGTIEVVTKEIKSSYIPMHFSGANRIPILTMGALLGRTRENIIVPTVGGCKIGKRPVDFHIMALEALGATVEDRMIKKDRAYFAHAPDGLKGTRIKLPYPSVMATENAILAACRAKGKTVIENGAMEPEVIDLILFLQKLGAVIHVDVNRKIYIEEAKHFYEVEHSVITDRIEAASFGMAAISTKGRVFVKGAKQEHMITFLNKLRRINGGFSVKSDGIEFYHQGPLKGGLHLETDVHPGFLTDWQQPFVILLTQASGSSVVHETVYENRFGYIKTLKEMGADVELFTQCLGGRPCRFGAQNYEHSLIVKGPTPFVGKEIEVPDLRAGFAYVMAALLAPEPSTLTGLRYLDRGYENLETKLQSLGANIERVGIPATEEALISV
- a CDS encoding diflavin oxidoreductase, whose protein sequence is MTEYNKNNPFPAKLLERTLLNREGSSKQTYHLKLDLSLSQICYEPGDAIGIFPENPPAIVDSILEALKKTGKEEVVDPRSQATFSLKHFLCAKSNLIRITLPMLKQFPALHELTEDKEARKEFLEHHDLEDLLTQQPTPNISLQELVSYISPMLPRFYSIASSQRETPDSVDLLVVTFQYKQGGKMRWGLGSHFLCDQAQIGETVIPSYHHPNTTFKVPKDKNTSLIMIGPGTGVAPYRAFLQERLRQKASGKNWLFFGERMRAYDFYYEDFFTELEEAGFLRLDCAFSRDQQEKVYVQHLIQKHATDIWAWIQDGSHIYICGDARHMAKDVTATLHDIVAEKGKLSDEEAKDFIRKMRQEKRLLLDVY